A stretch of the uncultured Desulfobacter sp. genome encodes the following:
- the dprA gene encoding DNA-processing protein DprA gives MTHCPDTYLPWFLLTELPGLSPRVIKNLLQHCKTPEAVLAASKTQLSSVPDISSRVIKTILEHKTFESDAHKRLTRAQDSGYRVVVLTEPDYPALLKEIPDPPALLFYDGTFDISAPCISIVGSRNATRYGMDTAYYLAQRLTASGFTIVSGMALGVDTAAHKGALDNDSGQTLAVLGSGLDHIYPRHNRPLYCRIRKQGAVISEFFPDTAPLPGNFPRRNRIIAGLSCGTVVVEAAQKSGSLITARLAGEYNREVFAVPGSIKSSKSRGTHHLIKQGARLIENEMDIIDELSQFVHAENNQPSYVPTKKQPTMDKIQTMVYKNLDLYPEHIDHITASSGLTSAQVSAALLDLELSGLIVRHPGNKFSILEE, from the coding sequence ATGACGCACTGTCCGGACACATATCTGCCCTGGTTTCTTTTAACAGAACTGCCGGGTTTAAGTCCCCGTGTAATTAAAAATCTGCTCCAGCATTGTAAAACACCCGAAGCCGTTTTAGCGGCATCTAAAACACAACTTTCATCTGTCCCGGACATATCTTCCAGGGTCATAAAAACCATCCTTGAACACAAAACGTTTGAATCAGATGCCCACAAGCGTCTTACCCGGGCCCAGGATTCCGGATACCGGGTTGTGGTATTAACAGAACCTGACTACCCTGCCCTGCTCAAAGAAATCCCCGATCCTCCGGCCCTTTTATTTTATGATGGTACATTTGATATAAGTGCACCCTGTATCTCGATTGTGGGGTCACGAAATGCGACCCGGTACGGCATGGATACAGCCTATTACCTTGCACAACGCCTTACGGCATCCGGTTTTACCATTGTATCCGGTATGGCCTTAGGCGTTGATACTGCTGCCCATAAAGGCGCACTTGACAATGATTCAGGACAGACCCTGGCCGTTCTTGGATCAGGGCTTGATCATATCTATCCCAGGCACAACAGGCCGTTATACTGCCGGATTAGAAAACAGGGGGCGGTTATTTCCGAATTTTTTCCGGACACAGCCCCGTTGCCCGGCAATTTCCCCCGGCGCAACAGGATCATTGCAGGCCTGTCCTGCGGCACGGTCGTGGTTGAAGCCGCCCAGAAAAGTGGTTCTCTGATTACGGCCCGATTAGCAGGAGAATACAATCGTGAGGTATTTGCTGTCCCGGGCAGCATCAAATCATCCAAAAGCCGGGGAACCCACCATCTGATCAAACAGGGTGCCCGCCTCATTGAAAATGAGATGGACATCATTGATGAACTATCCCAATTTGTCCATGCTGAAAATAATCAACCCTCATATGTGCCAACAAAAAAACAGCCAACCATGGACAAAATCCAGACCATGGTATATAAAAACCTCGATCTTTACCCCGAACATATTGATCATATCACCGCATCAAGCGGTCTGACGAGCGCCCAGGTGTCTGCAGCCCTACTTGACTTGGAATTATCAGGGCTTATTGTTCGTCATCCAGGCAATAAATTTTCAATCTTGGAGGAATAA
- a CDS encoding glycyl-radical enzyme activating protein — protein MTGCIFDIKKYAIHDGPSIRTTVFFKGCPLRCLWCHNPEGIFSDIQRIHHAKICVGCGQCIDQCSAGALSFTGDKIARDKVLCTGCGHCAEICPALAHETLGKAMDVDQILTEIEKDIPFYDQSGGGVTFSGGEPLFQPKFLLKLLLACKALNLHCAVDTSLYTQTALLDDISDLADLFLVDIKHMDTRTHKKFTGVPNEMILANIRSLARQHCDMRFRIPLIEGVNTDFENMAATAQFICQIAPGSRVDLLPFHGMASSKYKKLDMTMPDYTLTRPSKNTIQRCADQLEHSGLCITIGG, from the coding sequence ATGACGGGGTGTATTTTTGATATCAAAAAATACGCCATCCATGACGGTCCCAGCATCAGAACTACGGTCTTTTTCAAGGGTTGTCCCCTAAGATGCCTCTGGTGCCACAATCCGGAAGGCATTTTTTCTGACATCCAGCGAATCCATCATGCAAAGATATGTGTCGGGTGCGGCCAGTGCATAGATCAGTGCAGTGCCGGGGCGTTGTCCTTTACAGGAGATAAAATCGCCAGGGACAAAGTATTGTGTACCGGATGCGGACATTGCGCAGAGATCTGCCCTGCCCTAGCCCATGAAACCTTGGGCAAGGCCATGGATGTGGATCAAATTTTAACAGAAATTGAAAAAGATATTCCCTTTTATGACCAGTCCGGCGGCGGGGTGACGTTTTCCGGTGGAGAGCCCCTGTTTCAGCCAAAGTTTTTGCTTAAACTGCTCCTGGCCTGCAAGGCATTAAATCTGCATTGTGCCGTAGACACAAGCCTGTACACCCAAACGGCACTTCTGGATGATATTTCAGACTTAGCCGACCTGTTCCTGGTGGACATCAAGCATATGGATACCAGGACCCATAAAAAATTCACAGGCGTTCCCAACGAAATGATCCTGGCAAACATCCGGTCCCTTGCCCGGCAGCACTGCGACATGCGATTTCGCATCCCCTTGATAGAGGGCGTGAATACTGATTTCGAAAATATGGCAGCTACAGCACAATTCATCTGTCAGATCGCACCGGGCAGCCGAGTGGATCTGCTGCCCTTTCATGGCATGGCGTCATCCAAATATAAAAAACTGGACATGACCATGCCCGATTATACCCTGACCAGGCCCAGCAAGAATACAATACAGCGATGTGCAGATCAGCTTGAACATTCAGGCCTTTGCATCACCATTGGAGGCTGA
- the secD gene encoding protein translocase subunit SecD, translating to MKFFTIKRLLILGVIVAAVVCLMPTFTNTWPHKKINLGLDLQGGMHLVLEVQSEEAVNAELDRTISQLKLDLKNEKIQHMGIEKGPDHKIIANISGADNRSNVETLLSEDYAGLEIPSVKNIEGGICFTLRLPDKESDSIKKMATEQALETIRNRIDEFGVSEPDIRIQSGNRILLQLPGISDPERAKNLIGKTAQLTFQLVDEQGDVNAALRGKPPVGDEILYQLRKNSDTGSQTKTPFLIKKHVELDGSQLTNARVEFDQFQQPRVGIEFSRKGARIFERITGANINKRLAIVLDKNVYSAPNIQDRISGGKAVITGHFTVEEATDLAIALRAGSLPAPVKIIEERTVGPTLGADSVRTGLMSMLVGGALVVLFMLIYYKGAGLIADIALIVNIFLIGGGLAFFGATLTLPGIAGIILTIGMAVDANVIIFERIREELRTGRSPKAAVDAGYDRATLTILDANVTTLIAAAVLFQFGTGPIKGFAVTLGLGIVASLFTALILSKSLYDLILANKQSDSLSI from the coding sequence AAAAAAATCAACCTTGGCCTTGATCTGCAGGGCGGCATGCATCTAGTCCTTGAGGTACAAAGCGAAGAAGCGGTTAACGCGGAGCTTGACCGCACCATCAGCCAGCTTAAATTGGACCTGAAAAATGAAAAGATACAGCATATGGGCATCGAGAAGGGCCCTGATCACAAAATCATTGCCAACATCTCAGGTGCAGACAACAGATCCAATGTGGAAACACTGTTGTCAGAGGATTATGCAGGCCTTGAAATTCCTTCGGTAAAAAATATTGAGGGTGGTATTTGTTTTACCCTGCGCCTGCCTGACAAGGAATCGGATTCCATCAAAAAAATGGCGACGGAACAGGCCCTTGAAACCATTCGTAACCGTATTGATGAATTCGGCGTCAGTGAGCCGGATATTCGAATTCAGAGCGGCAACAGAATTCTTCTGCAGTTGCCGGGCATTAGTGATCCCGAACGGGCCAAAAACCTGATTGGAAAAACCGCCCAGCTCACATTCCAGCTTGTGGACGAACAGGGCGATGTTAATGCCGCGTTACGCGGCAAACCGCCTGTGGGAGATGAAATTCTTTACCAGCTGAGAAAAAATTCCGACACCGGCAGTCAGACCAAAACCCCATTTCTAATCAAAAAGCATGTAGAGCTTGACGGCAGCCAATTAACCAATGCCCGGGTGGAATTTGACCAATTTCAACAACCCCGTGTCGGCATTGAATTCAGTCGTAAAGGTGCCAGAATCTTTGAACGGATTACCGGTGCCAATATAAACAAACGATTGGCCATTGTACTGGATAAAAATGTATACTCCGCACCCAATATCCAGGACCGTATTTCCGGGGGGAAAGCTGTGATCACAGGGCATTTTACAGTAGAAGAAGCTACGGACCTTGCTATTGCCCTGCGGGCCGGTTCTTTGCCGGCACCGGTTAAAATCATCGAAGAACGAACCGTCGGTCCCACCCTGGGTGCGGACTCCGTGCGCACGGGTCTGATGTCTATGCTGGTGGGCGGTGCCTTGGTTGTTCTTTTCATGCTCATTTATTACAAGGGGGCAGGTCTGATTGCCGATATTGCCCTGATTGTCAATATTTTTCTGATTGGTGGTGGCCTGGCATTTTTCGGTGCGACCCTGACCTTGCCGGGTATTGCCGGTATCATCCTGACCATTGGTATGGCAGTGGATGCCAATGTTATTATCTTTGAGCGGATCAGGGAAGAGCTTCGCACCGGACGATCACCCAAGGCCGCTGTGGATGCCGGATATGACCGCGCCACGCTGACCATCCTGGACGCCAATGTCACCACGCTGATCGCAGCAGCTGTTCTATTCCAGTTCGGCACAGGCCCCATCAAGGGGTTTGCGGTGACCTTAGGTCTTGGTATCGTGGCCAGTCTGTTTACTGCCCTGATCCTGTCCAAGAGCCTCTACGATCTGATTCTTGCAAACAAACAATCCGACTCATTGAGCATATAA
- a CDS encoding PilZ domain-containing protein, with protein sequence MTDTILKNSALLDEIMSEARSLNEDLQKDLLEYIRNIKEPRSYPRVDKAIEIDVLIGDNVIQSNAGNMSASGVLVKSSLKPDVGVPAKVVFALPGQSRPFKLNGVVARTDSGGIGIYFSEMTPYARKHLNDLLKRL encoded by the coding sequence GTGACGGATACAATTTTAAAAAACAGTGCGCTCCTGGATGAGATAATGTCGGAAGCCCGTTCCCTGAACGAAGACCTTCAAAAGGATCTCCTTGAGTATATTCGAAATATCAAGGAACCCAGATCTTATCCCCGGGTGGATAAAGCCATTGAAATAGATGTTTTGATCGGTGATAATGTCATACAATCTAATGCCGGAAATATGAGTGCTTCCGGGGTGTTGGTAAAATCCAGCTTAAAACCGGATGTCGGGGTTCCGGCAAAGGTCGTCTTTGCCCTGCCCGGTCAGTCCCGGCCTTTTAAACTTAACGGTGTCGTGGCCAGAACAGATTCAGGCGGGATTGGGATATATTTTTCGGAGATGACACCCTATGCCAGAAAACACCTGAACGATTTACTTAAAAGGCTTTAA
- the ybgF gene encoding tol-pal system protein YbgF, whose amino-acid sequence MPAFGQHILKIALLFLILFLTASCGLLKPYKRPVGQAQSTDVSVPDPAPLPIDTSLDQDIRTRHLEEKINRLENRVALLERKVSLQPKPSQLPKPAPTKSTRPATSPKPDQPAPPVKTRNVDPVKLYKKGLDLLLRERNISTAQALFSDFVKKFPDHKLADNALYWLGECSYTVGDYKEAAKIFKTLVQTYPKGQKVPDALLKTGYAYMSIDNVSQANHYFKQVITRYPFSPAADKAQKKLSQTQ is encoded by the coding sequence ATGCCCGCATTCGGACAGCATATTTTAAAGATTGCACTGCTTTTTTTGATTCTTTTTTTGACTGCCTCTTGCGGGTTGCTGAAACCATATAAAAGACCTGTTGGTCAGGCACAGAGCACGGATGTGTCTGTGCCTGACCCCGCACCCCTCCCCATAGATACATCACTGGATCAGGATATCCGAACAAGACACCTGGAAGAAAAGATCAACCGCCTTGAAAACCGAGTTGCGCTGCTGGAAAGAAAAGTCAGTTTACAGCCCAAACCATCACAGCTCCCAAAACCTGCCCCCACAAAATCGACCCGCCCAGCAACCTCTCCCAAGCCGGATCAACCCGCACCGCCAGTAAAAACCAGAAATGTAGACCCCGTCAAACTTTACAAAAAAGGTCTGGATTTACTGCTGCGCGAACGCAATATTTCTACGGCCCAAGCACTGTTTTCAGATTTTGTCAAAAAATTTCCTGATCATAAACTTGCGGACAACGCCCTTTACTGGCTTGGGGAGTGCAGCTACACCGTAGGAGATTATAAAGAGGCCGCAAAAATATTCAAAACCCTTGTCCAGACATATCCCAAGGGTCAAAAAGTCCCGGATGCACTGCTGAAAACAGGATACGCTTATATGTCCATAGACAATGTAAGTCAGGCCAATCACTACTTCAAGCAAGTCATCACCCGTTATCCCTTTTCACCGGCAGCAGACAAGGCCCAAAAAAAACTATCCCAAACCCAGTAG
- the topA gene encoding type I DNA topoisomerase produces MAKPLIIVESPTKIKTLKKYIGKDYNVAASAGHIRDLPVKNLGIDVDDNFKAKYVNIKDKSKVISNLKKTAGDTDEIFLAPDPDREGEAIAFHIMEILKKKDRKFHRVLIHELTKKGITDALSHPTQPDVDKYDAQQARRKLDRLVGYQISPLLWQKVQRGLSAGRVQSVAVKIICDREREIRAFKPEEYWTITADLEAANPPIFNAALIKISGKKAKITNGEQAHAIVADLEKANFIVREIKNKTIKRNPLPPFITSKLQQDAINRLRFSAKKTMVVAQQLYEGIEIGSGGPEGLITYMRTDSTRIAPEAAQEALGLIRQSYGDEYALDAPRFFKNKNKAQDAHEAIRPTSVHNTPENLKNFLSPDQFKLYDLIWKRFVASQMAQALIDQKSILIEATEKYLFSVSGSTTRFDGFMRLYATQEKNKEKGIQALPPVEPKEPLTTRKINPDQHFTKPPPRFSEASLVKELEKNGIGRPSTYASIIAVIQDKGYVELIKRYFTPSELGFIVNDLLVGAFPNLLDISFTAQMETNLDDVEQGKLNEVELLKTFYTDFKTTLDNAKDDMVSVKGVGIETDIKCPLCGKPVNIKIGRNGHFLACTGYPDCSFTSNYTRDEKGNIEIVERIQDSEPVKDCPECGKPMVQKDGRFGLFLACTGYPDCKHTESVFQENSSKDTGVPCPEKGCDGTIVEKRSKRGKIFYGCSKYPDCTFATWDKPVNESCPDCGSPYLLEKETKRDGKIHKCPNRECGFKKSVLPVSEKEG; encoded by the coding sequence TTGGCAAAGCCGCTTATCATTGTCGAATCGCCAACCAAAATCAAAACCCTGAAAAAATATATCGGAAAGGATTATAATGTGGCAGCCAGTGCCGGCCACATCCGCGACCTTCCCGTGAAAAACCTCGGGATTGATGTGGACGACAATTTTAAGGCCAAATATGTCAATATAAAAGACAAATCAAAGGTCATATCCAATCTGAAAAAAACTGCCGGTGACACCGATGAAATTTTTCTGGCCCCTGACCCGGATCGCGAGGGGGAAGCCATTGCCTTTCATATCATGGAGATTCTGAAAAAAAAGGACCGTAAATTTCACCGGGTCCTTATCCATGAATTAACCAAAAAAGGGATTACGGATGCCCTGTCTCATCCAACCCAGCCGGATGTGGACAAATATGACGCCCAGCAGGCCAGAAGAAAACTGGACCGGCTGGTGGGCTATCAGATATCACCACTGTTATGGCAAAAAGTCCAAAGAGGCCTTAGTGCTGGCCGGGTTCAGTCGGTGGCCGTTAAAATCATCTGTGACCGGGAGCGTGAAATCCGGGCGTTTAAGCCGGAAGAATACTGGACCATCACTGCGGACCTTGAAGCAGCAAACCCACCCATTTTCAATGCGGCGTTAATCAAGATATCCGGAAAAAAAGCCAAAATCACAAATGGGGAGCAGGCCCATGCTATTGTGGCGGACCTTGAAAAGGCCAATTTCATCGTCCGGGAAATTAAAAACAAAACCATCAAGCGCAATCCGTTACCGCCGTTTATCACCAGTAAACTCCAGCAGGATGCAATTAATCGGCTGCGGTTCTCTGCCAAAAAAACCATGGTTGTGGCCCAGCAGCTCTATGAAGGCATTGAGATCGGCAGCGGTGGGCCCGAAGGTCTGATAACATACATGCGTACGGATTCCACCCGTATTGCTCCGGAAGCGGCCCAGGAGGCTTTGGGTCTTATCCGCCAATCCTATGGAGACGAGTATGCCCTGGACGCCCCAAGATTTTTTAAAAATAAAAATAAGGCACAGGATGCCCATGAGGCGATCCGCCCCACCTCAGTCCACAACACCCCGGAAAATTTAAAGAATTTCCTATCTCCAGACCAGTTTAAGCTCTATGACCTGATATGGAAACGGTTTGTGGCCTCCCAGATGGCCCAGGCCCTAATCGACCAAAAATCCATTCTCATTGAAGCGACAGAGAAGTATCTATTTTCCGTTTCAGGATCGACAACACGGTTTGACGGCTTTATGCGGTTGTATGCAACCCAGGAGAAAAACAAGGAAAAAGGAATCCAGGCCCTGCCTCCGGTAGAGCCCAAGGAGCCGTTGACAACCCGTAAGATCAATCCAGACCAGCATTTTACCAAGCCCCCGCCCAGGTTTTCAGAAGCATCCCTTGTCAAGGAACTTGAAAAAAACGGAATCGGCAGGCCATCCACCTATGCGTCCATTATTGCCGTGATTCAGGATAAAGGCTATGTGGAGCTGATCAAACGATATTTCACGCCAAGCGAACTTGGCTTTATTGTCAATGATCTTCTGGTTGGCGCATTTCCCAACCTTTTAGATATTTCATTCACGGCCCAGATGGAGACCAATCTTGATGATGTTGAACAGGGAAAACTTAATGAAGTTGAACTACTAAAAACATTTTACACCGATTTTAAAACTACTTTGGATAATGCCAAAGACGATATGGTCTCGGTTAAGGGCGTCGGCATTGAAACCGATATCAAATGTCCTTTATGCGGAAAACCCGTTAATATCAAAATCGGCAGAAACGGACATTTTCTGGCTTGTACAGGATACCCCGACTGCAGTTTTACCAGTAACTACACACGGGATGAAAAAGGCAACATCGAAATTGTTGAAAGAATCCAGGATAGTGAACCGGTCAAGGACTGTCCTGAATGCGGCAAGCCCATGGTACAAAAAGACGGCAGATTCGGATTGTTTCTGGCCTGCACCGGATATCCGGACTGCAAACACACCGAATCCGTGTTTCAGGAGAACTCCAGCAAGGATACAGGTGTCCCCTGTCCTGAAAAAGGGTGCGACGGAACAATTGTGGAAAAACGTTCAAAACGCGGAAAAATATTCTACGGGTGTTCCAAATATCCGGACTGTACCTTTGCCACCTGGGACAAACCGGTCAATGAAAGCTGTCCGGATTGCGGCAGCCCCTACCTGCTGGAAAAAGAGACAAAGCGGGATGGTAAAATCCACAAATGCCCAAATCGTGAATGCGGATTTAAAAAAAGCGTTTTACCTGTTTCTGAAAAAGAAGGTTAA
- a CDS encoding glutamate--tRNA ligase family protein, translating into MQEKSIILENSSPLCLSDVPIHPISRLAPTPSGFLHLGNAVNFLMTWAIVRSRKGRLHLRIDDMDGIRFRPDVLEDIFINLDWLGLDWDTGPTGPDDFYKNYSLHKKKEYYRDRLQALTLNKAEKAGQHTFVCRCSRASIKKISPSGLYPGTCRHAGLAFEPGRHAIRLKVPKDTIIEVNNQSIDLAGTFGDFVVWRKDDQPSYHLASLLEDEQGGINFIVRGQDLFLSTAAQIYLAQCFGFTSFPVCRFLHHGLVLGGKGEKLSKSRGAYALKDLRQSGGSFAGAVKTTARVLGVKDDEIFNVQDLKQSLTA; encoded by the coding sequence GTGCAGGAAAAATCTATAATTTTAGAAAACAGTTCGCCTTTGTGTCTGTCTGATGTGCCGATACATCCGATTTCCCGTCTGGCGCCAACGCCCAGCGGTTTTTTGCACCTGGGCAATGCCGTGAATTTTTTAATGACATGGGCCATTGTAAGAAGCCGTAAAGGACGCCTTCATTTGCGAATTGATGATATGGACGGTATCCGCTTCAGGCCCGATGTACTGGAAGATATTTTTATAAATTTAGATTGGTTGGGGCTGGACTGGGATACAGGACCAACAGGGCCGGATGATTTTTATAAAAATTATTCTTTGCACAAAAAAAAAGAGTATTACCGGGACAGGTTGCAGGCCCTGACCCTGAATAAAGCAGAAAAAGCAGGTCAACATACTTTTGTGTGCCGGTGCAGCCGGGCATCCATAAAAAAAATATCTCCCAGTGGATTGTATCCGGGCACATGCCGACATGCAGGTCTTGCATTTGAACCCGGTCGTCATGCTATTCGCTTAAAGGTGCCCAAGGATACCATCATCGAGGTCAACAATCAGTCCATTGATCTGGCCGGTACATTTGGTGATTTTGTAGTCTGGCGCAAGGATGATCAACCCAGTTATCATCTGGCAAGCCTTTTGGAAGATGAACAAGGCGGTATCAATTTTATTGTCCGTGGACAGGACCTGTTTTTGTCCACTGCAGCCCAGATTTATCTTGCCCAGTGTTTTGGTTTCACCTCATTTCCGGTATGCAGGTTTCTGCATCACGGGCTTGTTCTTGGAGGTAAAGGCGAAAAGTTGTCAAAATCAAGAGGGGCCTATGCCCTCAAAGATTTGAGGCAATCGGGGGGCTCTTTTGCCGGTGCCGTAAAAACTACAGCCCGGGTTTTAGGTGTTAAAGATGATGAGATTTTTAACGTACAAGATCTAAAACAATCATTGACGGCATGA
- the secF gene encoding protein translocase subunit SecF, with the protein MQFIKPGTHIDFMGMRKIGFAFSLILILAGIVSLVIHNGPNYGIDFAGGTLVQVKFPQKVDVSDIRNGLDQIGLKDVSVQEFGDQAAHEYLIRTSSDADALGTQLSDTVSKGLKEATALEPDIRRVEMVGPQVGKDLKKKALLAIFYSLLFITIYISGRFEQKWTIAGITAGALMAAVYFLSVFNLSMPFLIAAALIVSLVLFWLLQLQYAIGAIVALIHDVTITVGVFSLLNLDFSLQIIAALLTIIGYSLNDTIIVFDRIRENIKGNSDQSLVLDLFNRSINETLSRTILTSLTTLVVLLALFLLGGEIIHNFAFAMIIGVVVGTYSSIFIASPIVFMAHRKK; encoded by the coding sequence ATGCAGTTTATCAAGCCTGGTACCCATATCGATTTTATGGGAATGCGCAAAATAGGCTTTGCGTTTTCCCTGATTCTGATTCTGGCAGGTATTGTCTCCCTGGTTATTCATAACGGCCCTAATTACGGAATTGACTTTGCCGGCGGTACCCTAGTACAGGTAAAATTCCCCCAAAAAGTTGATGTTTCAGACATCCGTAACGGATTGGACCAAATTGGCCTTAAAGATGTATCTGTCCAAGAATTTGGTGATCAGGCGGCACATGAATACCTGATCCGTACCTCCAGTGACGCTGACGCTTTAGGCACCCAGCTGTCTGACACCGTATCCAAAGGTTTAAAGGAGGCCACCGCCCTTGAGCCTGATATCCGGCGTGTGGAAATGGTAGGCCCCCAAGTGGGAAAAGATTTAAAGAAAAAAGCGCTGCTGGCCATTTTCTACTCCCTGCTATTTATCACGATTTACATATCGGGCCGTTTTGAACAAAAATGGACCATTGCCGGCATCACTGCAGGTGCATTAATGGCGGCAGTCTACTTTTTATCGGTATTTAACCTGTCCATGCCGTTTTTGATTGCAGCCGCCCTGATTGTCTCTCTGGTGCTGTTCTGGCTTCTTCAACTTCAGTATGCCATTGGCGCCATTGTGGCTCTGATTCACGATGTTACCATTACAGTGGGGGTCTTTTCCCTGCTCAACCTTGATTTTTCCCTGCAGATCATTGCAGCCCTGTTAACCATTATCGGGTATTCTCTGAACGACACCATTATCGTGTTTGACCGAATTCGGGAAAATATTAAAGGAAATTCAGACCAGTCTCTGGTATTGGATCTGTTTAACCGGAGTATCAATGAAACCCTGTCACGGACCATATTGACATCGTTGACCACATTGGTTGTCCTGCTGGCACTTTTCCTACTCGGTGGAGAAATCATTCACAACTTTGCCTTTGCCATGATCATCGGTGTGGTCGTGGGTACCTATTCATCCATTTTCATTGCCTCCCCCATTGTTTTTATGGCCCATAGGAAAAAATAA